The Natator depressus isolate rNatDep1 chromosome 18, rNatDep2.hap1, whole genome shotgun sequence genomic interval atagtgcattcatccagcccatacttccttaacttgctgacaagaatactgtgggagaccgtgtcaaaagctttgctaaagtcaagaaacaatacatccactgctttcccttcatccacagaaccagtaatctcatcataaaaggcgattagattagtcaggccaGTTTCTGCCTGCATAGGGATTTGAAGGCGTAACTATTGTGTACGTGCTAAAAATTCccagcttcctctgcagcatcacaGGAAGCAAACAGCCCTGCCTGTGTCTCGCTAACTCCCACCCCAAGCAGGCCAGGAGCTTCCACTGCTGTGTGAGGCGCATGAGGGTGCCATGCTGGGAAACCCCAGCGGCCGGTGTCACTAGAGCTAGGAGCAATCGACAGGGTGGAGTGGAGCCAGCGAGTCAAGGATACTTGGAGCCAATCACTATTTTGACGAAGTTTTCGGATCCCTCCGTGACGCGGGAGATCTGGCTGGGGAGGTCGTCGAAGGATGAGCGGTCGGtgaaagaaaagaggaagaggatgCCATCTGCCTTCTCCTTGCAGGCCTAGAAGGGAGCGACACTGTGGATGTCAGCCAGGGTGCACACAGCTAGTCCCAGCCAGTGCAGGGAGGGACTGGTTAGCAGCCTTAACCCTGGATTGGCAGACACATCTGTGCTCCATTCCTGACTGCCACTGACACCTGTGTGATCTGAAACAAGTCATTTCCTCCtgccgtgcctcagttcccccaagTGTGAAAGGCCAACCAGCATCAGTCCTGGCTAGCACTGGCCCAGCAAGGTGTGCCTGACATGAGCAGGCCTGACTCTCATTTGCACCAAGGCCAGAGGGGCataaaatgtaaatgagaatcaggcccaatgagtTTGAGGCATTTCCTTCTGGAGCCAAGCTGGCAGGCTTTGTGCCATACAGGCCCACCTCCCCAGTGAGacaaaggagaggggagggggtatCTGGTCCTGCTGTGAACCCTCAGCTTTACCCCTTACCATGCAGGCTGTGCCGACAGCCCATGCTCTCTCTCCTGACACGGGCCGTTTATTCCTTTAAGAGACCCATTCCTCCCCAGTGGTTTTGCTGCGATGTACATGGGGTGCAGTTTATAGCACCCAGAAGGGTGTTTAACACCTGCTGTTAGAGACAGGTTTAACCCTCCAGCCCAGTTCTGAACATCCCCCGAGCTTTGGGAGGCAGAAATCCGGACCCAAGTTCTGTGCTTTGAGTCAGTCTCAGCTCCCAGGGAGACAGCAGGTCATGACAGCTTCCCCAACCCCGGGGCTGACTCACAGGTAGGATGTGATCAAACTTCTTTAGAGCTGCTTCTCCGCAGTCCCAGAAATGGAACCTGAAGATGAGCGCCCTGCCGCTGTCCCTCAGCTTGGCCGGCCAATATACCGTCGTCGTCTGGATCCCTGAAACAAGATCGCCCCTGTTTAGCTTCCAAGTTCCCTAAGGGCACCCAGAGCCCTTTCTCGGGGCTTGGAGGGAATCACGTATTCAGTGGCCAGCGTACAGGAGACGTGGCATCTAATCCTGACTCTGCCAATGACCCCTTGTGACCTTGGGCTTCATAATCTCTGGGCTTgtctccccatctgtgaaatagatTGAGACATACCAACCTCACAGGGACATTTTGAGGTTTTATCAATTGATACCTGCTACACTCTTCAAATAGTGGGCATGGCAGCCATGCTAAGGCAGCAGCGAAGGCCATGGACAGTTCTCTGATCTGGGAGTCacaagacctgggttctattcctctcCGTGCCATTAGTTTGCTgcgtgtccttgggcaagtctcaGCCTcgtcctgtgcctcagtttccccacttgtaacacAGGGAACATCCCATCATTGGCCAAACTCACCAGCCTTTAAAAGATGTTTAAGAACAAACAGTTTTCAGGGAGAGAGTCTGTGGCTGACCCAGGAGAATGACACAGTGCAACGAATAACAACACTGCTCAGGTAGATGCCCAAAGAATAACAACGCTGCACGTACACACCCAGCAATCAGCTGCTGTTCTACTCACCTCATCATGGCCCTCACATTCCCGCCAGGAAAGGGTTAGGATTTCTGTTTCACAGAAGGGGAAATGAAGGCCCAGGACAAATAAGATGATTTGTCCAATGTCACATGGTGGCAGAGACCTGAGCAGAAGCCAGAGTCTTGAGGCCCCAGGTCTCCTCTAGCCACAAAATACCGTCCCATGGCTTTGGCTTGTTATGTTATTCTACAGAAGTTGCCCTGTCCACAAAATACTTGTGTGCTGTGAGCCTCTGGGGGAAACCTCTGCACACAGGGCTGGATGCTTAACAGAAAGCATCGTGTCTGTACTGGGGAGTAGGAGGAAGAGGACAATGAGGCAAAGGGCATCTGGAATCCGGCTGACCCCTGAAGTTGGCCCTATTACACCTGCAGCCAGTTCCAGGCTCCCTGCAGTGCTACTGCCCCGACTTCTCACTTGCAGTGGGTCTATCCCACGGGCCAGTCGCTTGCACTGGGAAGAACTCCTTCCTGCTCCCTTGCTTGAAGGTTTTCTTCCCTTAGCTCCAAGCTGCTGCTCTGTTCCAGCCACCTGCTGAGATGGAGGGAGACCTGTCCTCCTCACCCATCCCTGTTGTGCCTGTGCTCTCGACACAACAGCAGAAGCAGGAGAAAATGACCCAAACCCAGCTGGGTTTCAAATAACCATGTTAACGAGCTAGATACACACAAGGCCTAGCTCCATAGATACACCAGGGCTCTGTTAggttctggtggcttctgcaaAAGAAGACGGAGGGCTCCCAAGCAAGTTAAAGGGACACCACCCAATTCCGATACACTGCAATCCAAACCAAGGAGCTGGAAAGCAGTAGATAGGCAGGTCACTGACAGCAGGGACATGGCCCATAGCAGAGACCAGCATGGGGCTGacccaggatgggtaaggaaatACCTTCTGGCTCCCTATCCTCTATGGCTGCCTCTAAGTCGTCTCTTGGCTTAGAGCAAAATGTCCTGCTGCTAGTGATCTCACCAGCAGTTCCCAGGAAAGCGCTGCCGCCCAGAGAAACCATCCCCCATCCTGTCTTGCTTCTCCCCCGTGCTGGGAAGGTTGAGGGACAGTCTTACTCCCTGTCAGTGGCCCTTTGCCACCCTCCAATCAATCACCTGTTGTTTCATGATGTGCACTGGGCACCTCCAGGCCAGCCAGCTTGGCCACCATTGAGGTTTTACCCACGCCGCTTTTCCCAGAGACAAAAATCTTATAGCTGGCAGTGTCGGCGGCCATCTGCGGGGGGAGCACTGGCCTTTCAATCAGCCCTGGAATGAAAGAACAGCACTTGTCAACGTCTCAGCCCTACATTCCCCACCCAACTTCCACAAAAAGCAGTTTTGTTTTGAGATCACAGCTCTCCCAGCCCCCAGTTAAAGGATCAATCTCTCCACGCACCCCAAGTTGGCCGGGTTTTAATTTATCCCAGAATGACCCATTTTCTATCCTTTATAGATCCACAGAAGTAAAGTCCAGAAGGccccattatgatcatctcatctgagcTCCTGTATGACGCAGGCCAGAGAATTGCAGCCAGTGAGccctgcatcaagcccagaacTTCTGCTTGAGCTGGAGCGTATCTTTCCGAAAGACATCCAGGTTGAATTTACAGGCCTACCAAGGATGGAGACTGCACCCCATCCCTATGTACGTTCTGTCAATGGTTAGTAACCCTCCTCCCTGTTACAAAACTGCACTGTATTTCTAGTTTGCGATTGtctggctttagcttccagcccCTGGATATACCGTGTCCCGTCTCGTATCTAACTACGTAAAGCTTCGGGGGAACACAACATGCATGGAGGCAACAAGGTCTAGTAGCAGGAGCTGGAAACTGTGAGACCGAACAgtgggctctatccctggctctgctatTGACCTACTGACTGGGCTTCAAcaggtcacttcccctccctgggCCTCACTTTCGCCATCTGTTAAGTGGGGATAAGGATAATGACGTCCTCACACATAAGAACACaacataagaagggccagactgggtcagacccaaggtccatctagcccagcaccctgtcttccaacagtggccaatgccagatgccccagagggaatgaacagaacagataatcatcaaatgatccacctcctgttgcccattcccagcttctggcaaacagaggctagggacaccagcccagcccatcctggctactagccactgatggacctgtcctccgtgaacttatctagttcttttttgaaccctgttatagttttggccttcacaacatcccctggcaacgatttccaaaggttgactgtgcattatgtgaagaagtactttagTTTCTTTTAAATGTGCTACCTACTAACTTCAATgagtgacctctggttcttgtgttatgtgaaggaggaAATAACATTTCATAattcagtttctccacaccagtcaagattttataaaaCTCTACCATATCCTTCCTGAGTCGTcgctcttccaagctgaaaagtcccagtcttattcatctctcctcatatggaagctgttccatacccctaatcgtttttgttgcctttctctgtaccttttccaattctaatatatttttttgagatggggtgaccagatatgcatgcagcattcaaggtgtgggtgtaccatggatttatatagtgcattatgatatttactgttttattacCTATCCCAGGgatgggtaaactttttggcccgagggccacatctgggaggagaaattgcatgcagggccatgaatgtagggctggggcaggggtgcgggtgtggtgtgcaggaaggggcgaagggcaaggggtggaggaggggttgtgaggtgtatgagggggctcagggcagggggttggggtgcaggagggggtgcggagtgTGGGGGTGGCTCaaggaaggggtgcagggaggagtgcaggagggggctcagggcagggggttgaggtgcaggaggagtgcggggtgcggcagggggctcagggcagagggttggggtgtggggtgcaggaggggttcagggtgcgggctccagcacttacctggagtggctccggggggggcagcagcgcgcagcggggctcaggcaggctgcctgcctgccctggtcctgctccgcgccactcccagaagcggttGGCTCCATGTCCTTGCGGCCCCTGGGAGAggcaggggggcagagggctctgcatgctgccctcgcctgcgggtacctcccccgaagctcccattggtcgcagttccctgttcccagccaatgtggggggtggtgcctgcaggcgagggcagcgcggagtcctctgcctccccctcccccaggggctgcagtgacgtggtgccagccgcttccgggagtgacGCAGGGCCTGCAGCGCCACagggtggcaatcccgcgggccggatccaaagccctgacgggccggatccagcccatgggccgtagtttgcccatccctgagcaatccctttcttaatgattcataatattctgttcgcttttctaactgctgctgcacattgagtggacgttttcagagaactatccacgatgactccaagatctttttcttgagtgggaacagctaatttagaacccagcattctgtatgtacagttgggatgatgttttccaatgtgcattactttgcatttatcaacattgaatttaatctgccattttgttgcccagtcacccagttttgtgagatctttttgtaactcttcgcagtctgtaactatcttaagtaatttgTATCAACTGCAAATTTTGctgcctcactgtttaccccttttcccagatcatttgtgaatatgttgaacatcagtggtcccagtacagacccctgggggacaccactatttacctctctccattctgaaaactgaccattttttcctatcttctaaccagttgctgatccatgagaggaccttccctcttatccca includes:
- the CPLANE2 gene encoding ciliogenesis and planar polarity effector 2, with product MAVSTGSVIVPDWHKSPEGKEYLATILRKNKRKFFGLIERPVLPPQMAADTASYKIFVSGKSGVGKTSMVAKLAGLEVPSAHHETTGIQTTTVYWPAKLRDSGRALIFRFHFWDCGEAALKKFDHILPACKEKADGILFLFSFTDRSSFDDLPSQISRVTEGSENFVKIVIGSKFDQFMHTDVTERDLAEFRRAWRLPVLRMKSVNGPRLADGRTLDGRAGLAHVAHVLNGLAEHLWYQDQVMAGLVPAPQPGTEETSLC